TTCGTCTTCCGCACCTTCACGAAACCGCTCGGCTATGCCGGCGACTACATGATGGTCAACCAGATGCTCGACGATCCGCGCCAGGGGCCGAGCACGTATTTCCAGATCGTCAACGCGGCTTTCCTGCAGACGGCGGTGGCGCGGGCGCACCGCAATCGCGTCGAACTGCTGGTGAACTACCTGACCCGGATTGCGAATGACGCGCGCGCCGCGGGGCGGCCGTTCCGCGTGCTGAATGTCGGCTGCGGTCCCGCTCAGGAAATCCAGCGCTTCATCCGCGAATACGACGAACCGGAATGGCTGAATTTCGAACTGCTCGACTTCAGCCAGGAGACGCTGGACTGGACCCGCGACCAGTTGGCGTCGATCGCGCAGAAAGCGGGCAAGCGCATGACGATCAACTTCACGCACGAGTCGGTCCACCATCTGCTCAAGCGCCGGATCGACGCCGACGCGCCCGACGTGCGCGAGTTCGACGCGGTGTATTGCGCGGGGCTGTTCGACTATCTGTCCGACAAGGTCTGCGCGCGGCTGAACCAGCATTTCGCGAGCCGCACCCGGCCAGGCGGCCGCCTTCTCGTCACCAACGTTCACGCCGACAATCCGGAGCGCTTCAGCATGGAGCACGTGCTGGAGTGGTACCTGATCTACCGCAACGAGGCGCAGATGGCCGAGATCATGCCGGAGAGCGGCGGCGAGCCGCGCCTGTACACGGACGCCACCGGCGTCAACGTGTTTGCCGAGGCGGTGATCGGCCAAGCCACCCATAACCTGACATGACAACGTCCCTGACTGGGCTGCAGTCGAACTATCGCGAGGAACTGCGCGATTACCGTTTGCTGTGCAGCAAGGCCGGCGGCCTGACCGTGATCCTGCTGGTGCTGATGGGCGTGGTGCTCGACTACGTCGTGTATCCGGACGAGCAGAAGCGTTTCGCGATCGTTCGGGTGCTGACCAGCGTGGCGATCGGTCTCGCCTTGCTCTCGCTTTATACGAAAGCGGGCAGGCGGCATGTGCAGATCATCACCTTCTTCTGGCTGCTGCTGCCGCAGGCGATGATCTCCTGGATGATTTATGCCACACAGGGCGGCGACTCGCTGTTCTATGCCGGGCTGATGCTGACGATCTTCGCGGTCGGGATACTGTTTCCGTCCGGCTACTGGCAGACGCTGGCATTCGGCCTCGCGACGGTGGCGTTCTACTACGTCGCCTGTACCGCGCATCCGGGTGAAATGCAGAACCCGAGCAAGTTCGAGTTCCAGCTCATTCTGATCTTCTTCTGCGCGGTGGCCAGTTCCATCTACACGTACTTCAACGAGAAAGGGCGCTTCCAGCTGTTCCGGCTCAAGGACGAAGTGGCGCACAAGAACGACCAGCTCGCCCGCACCAACGCAAACCTCGCGCAGATCAAAGGCCAGTTGTTGCAGCAGGAGAAGATGGCGGCGATCGGCACCTTGTCCGCGGGGCTGCTTCACGAAGTCAACAACCCGGTGAACTTCTGTCTGATGGCCATTGAACTGGCGATGGAAGAGCCGCAGGCGAAGGAAAGCCCGTCGCTGCAGGAATGCCTGACGGATGCGAAGCAGGGCATGCACCGCATCCAGCACATCGTGTCGGACCTGAAGACTTTCGCCTATCGCAAGGAGGACGTGCCGTTCCTGTTCGAGAAG
The sequence above is a segment of the Paraburkholderia sp. D15 genome. Coding sequences within it:
- a CDS encoding class I SAM-dependent methyltransferase produces the protein MYSKTQIDPVVSFLNSQGEQVRGTIINLQRKSLVMEVYNPYSIVQVSEVLSDLSVKMGVDHAYSGKAVVISMVNTGLTAIVSVTLIAEWRELSGGTLEARTVGEEARRFVQGWAERFQIRRDYQIAVNQIRAFLSDMSRWVEQADLADTMPKDGKALREDFFFELASPLMERTKVFFDEFEGEARLVDEELAPAHRAFAQAALHPLLLRSPFVFRTFTKPLGYAGDYMMVNQMLDDPRQGPSTYFQIVNAAFLQTAVARAHRNRVELLVNYLTRIANDARAAGRPFRVLNVGCGPAQEIQRFIREYDEPEWLNFELLDFSQETLDWTRDQLASIAQKAGKRMTINFTHESVHHLLKRRIDADAPDVREFDAVYCAGLFDYLSDKVCARLNQHFASRTRPGGRLLVTNVHADNPERFSMEHVLEWYLIYRNEAQMAEIMPESGGEPRLYTDATGVNVFAEAVIGQATHNLT
- a CDS encoding ATP-binding protein, translated to MTTSLTGLQSNYREELRDYRLLCSKAGGLTVILLVLMGVVLDYVVYPDEQKRFAIVRVLTSVAIGLALLSLYTKAGRRHVQIITFFWLLLPQAMISWMIYATQGGDSLFYAGLMLTIFAVGILFPSGYWQTLAFGLATVAFYYVACTAHPGEMQNPSKFEFQLILIFFCAVASSIYTYFNEKGRFQLFRLKDEVAHKNDQLARTNANLAQIKGQLLQQEKMAAIGTLSAGLLHEVNNPVNFCLMAIELAMEEPQAKESPSLQECLTDAKQGMHRIQHIVSDLKTFAYRKEDVPFLFEKALDSSIRLSAHELRGVKITRDIPADTLVLGDEAAIIGVLINLFSNAALAMQQAGTTAPNVHVEAHWNEDRLHVNVRDNGPGIAAENLARVFEPFFTTREIGQGLGLGLSISYAVIERHGSTLYAESQLGEWTAFNFDLPRVD